One Bradyrhizobium zhanjiangense DNA segment encodes these proteins:
- a CDS encoding MBL fold metallo-hydrolase, protein MEVILLGTGGPRPDPRRMATTTLIRLGDENILIDAGRGVVLQLSKAGVPLGAINTVFLTHHHFDHIGDLYDVMLNSWMHGRKDELRIYGPPDTERLVNTLITQVYDKDITWRDRGEPTFGGWKPVVATDIVPGPVLDTGRWKISAELVSHGDGLDMPRAFLQRWMCLGYRFEAEGKVIAISGDTVPCPGLERLAEGADLLVQCCFLATPEINNEHLRRLAKFTIACGDTVGKVAAKAGVKKLALTHHGPRTDDSMLNALLNDVRRDYSGPVVLGEDLTRIEV, encoded by the coding sequence ATGGAGGTCATACTGCTCGGCACCGGCGGCCCACGCCCGGATCCACGCCGGATGGCGACGACCACGCTGATCAGGCTCGGCGACGAGAACATCCTGATCGACGCCGGCCGCGGCGTCGTGCTGCAGCTCAGCAAGGCCGGCGTGCCGCTCGGCGCCATCAACACGGTCTTTCTCACCCATCACCATTTCGACCACATCGGCGACCTCTACGATGTGATGCTGAATTCATGGATGCATGGCCGCAAGGACGAGCTGCGCATCTATGGTCCCCCGGATACCGAACGGCTGGTCAATACGCTGATCACGCAGGTCTACGACAAGGATATCACCTGGCGGGATCGCGGCGAGCCGACCTTCGGCGGCTGGAAACCGGTGGTCGCAACGGACATCGTGCCCGGCCCCGTTCTCGACACCGGCCGCTGGAAGATCAGCGCCGAGCTCGTCTCGCATGGCGATGGCCTCGACATGCCGCGGGCCTTCCTCCAACGCTGGATGTGTCTCGGCTACCGCTTCGAGGCGGAAGGCAAGGTCATTGCGATTTCCGGCGACACGGTCCCCTGCCCCGGTCTCGAGCGACTGGCTGAGGGCGCCGACCTGCTGGTTCAGTGCTGCTTCCTCGCAACGCCAGAGATCAACAACGAGCACTTGCGCCGGCTTGCGAAATTCACGATCGCCTGCGGCGATACGGTCGGCAAGGTCGCGGCCAAGGCCGGTGTCAAGAAGCTCGCCCTGACCCATCACGGACCGCGCACCGACGATTCCATGCTGAACGCACTGCTCAACGATGTCCGGCGGGATTACTCAGGCCCTGTCGTGCTCGGCGAGGACCTCACGCGCATCGAGGTCTAA
- a CDS encoding GntR family transcriptional regulator, which yields MAEREVDRSISQTVKAQLALRDQILSGSLRPGERISELQAVETTGVSRTPVRMALVRLEEEGLLEAIPSGGFMVKAFSERDISDSIELRGTLEGLAARFAAERGVSARELEPLKECLAAIDELLRQVPISVDAFSSYVTLNARFHALLTELSRSPPLIRQIDRASALPFASPSGFVMAQSALPEAQQILMIGQEHHRVVIDAIENREGARAEAVMREHARLAVRNLRLALRNRTHLDLLPALALIKTAND from the coding sequence ATGGCCGAGCGTGAAGTCGATCGCTCTATCTCGCAGACCGTGAAGGCGCAGCTCGCGCTGCGCGATCAGATCCTGTCGGGCTCGTTGCGTCCGGGCGAGCGCATCTCCGAGCTCCAGGCGGTGGAGACGACAGGCGTCTCGCGCACCCCGGTGCGCATGGCCCTGGTGCGGCTGGAGGAGGAGGGCCTGTTGGAAGCGATCCCCTCCGGCGGCTTCATGGTGAAGGCGTTCTCGGAGCGCGACATCTCCGACTCCATCGAGCTGCGCGGCACGCTGGAAGGCCTCGCCGCACGGTTCGCTGCCGAGCGCGGCGTCTCCGCGCGCGAACTCGAGCCGCTCAAGGAGTGCCTCGCCGCGATCGACGAATTGCTGCGCCAGGTGCCGATCTCGGTCGACGCATTTTCGTCTTACGTCACGCTGAACGCACGCTTCCACGCCCTGCTCACGGAATTGTCGCGCAGCCCGCCCTTGATCCGGCAGATCGACCGCGCCTCGGCGCTACCGTTCGCCTCGCCGAGCGGCTTCGTGATGGCGCAGTCGGCGCTGCCGGAGGCCCAACAGATCCTGATGATCGGGCAGGAGCATCATCGCGTCGTGATCGACGCCATCGAGAACCGCGAAGGCGCGCGCGCCGAGGCCGTCATGCGCGAGCATGCGCGGCTCGCGGTGCGAAACCTGCGGCTCGCGCTGCGCAACCGCACCCATCTCGACCTCTTGCCGGCGCTCGCGCTGATCAAGACCGCAAACGATTGA
- a CDS encoding aldose 1-epimerase family protein: MSDETHSIRSGRLSAAIKAHGAELCSLKDGGGIEFVWQAGPEWPRHAPLLFPIVGRLANDELRHRGKTYRMTQHGFARDNRFAWTERGESRCTLVLEDSEATRALYPFTFRLTVAYAIDDTGLDVTFTIANTGQETLPASLGGHPAFNWPLQSGLAKESYALTFANAEASPVRRLDGGLLRATTEPSPVKDKSLRLSEALFVDDAVIFDRIESSSVRYAAGPGASTGPWLKMSWSGFRELGVWSKPSGAPFLCIEPWRGHASPAGFEGEFTDKPGLMHIAAGAEERLSFRIDIGSS; this comes from the coding sequence ATGAGCGATGAAACCCACTCCATTCGAAGCGGCCGGCTCAGCGCGGCCATCAAGGCGCACGGCGCCGAGTTGTGCTCGCTCAAGGACGGAGGCGGCATCGAATTCGTCTGGCAGGCGGGGCCGGAATGGCCGCGCCACGCGCCGCTGTTGTTTCCAATCGTCGGGCGCCTCGCCAATGACGAATTGCGGCACCGGGGCAAGACGTATCGGATGACCCAGCACGGCTTTGCGCGCGACAACCGCTTTGCGTGGACGGAGCGCGGCGAGAGCCGCTGCACCCTGGTGCTCGAAGACAGCGAGGCGACGCGCGCGCTCTATCCGTTCACGTTCCGGCTCACCGTGGCCTATGCGATCGACGACACAGGCCTTGATGTGACGTTCACCATCGCCAACACCGGCCAGGAGACATTGCCGGCGTCGCTCGGCGGTCATCCCGCCTTCAACTGGCCGTTGCAATCCGGACTGGCGAAGGAGAGCTATGCGCTGACCTTTGCGAACGCGGAAGCGTCTCCCGTCCGCCGTCTTGACGGCGGCTTGCTGCGCGCGACAACGGAGCCAAGTCCGGTCAAAGATAAATCGCTGCGCTTGTCCGAAGCCTTGTTCGTGGATGACGCTGTCATCTTCGACCGCATTGAGAGCAGCTCGGTCCGCTATGCCGCCGGGCCGGGCGCATCAACCGGGCCCTGGCTGAAAATGTCCTGGAGCGGCTTTCGCGAGCTCGGCGTCTGGTCGAAGCCGTCGGGCGCGCCGTTCCTCTGTATCGAGCCCTGGCGCGGCCATGCCAGTCCCGCCGGCTTCGAGGGCGAGTTCACCGACAAGCCTGGCCTGATGCATATCGCGGCGGGAGCGGAAGAACGCTTGTCGTTCCGGATCGACATCGGATCGTCCTGA
- the pgm gene encoding phosphoglucomutase (alpha-D-glucose-1,6-bisphosphate-dependent): MADVHPAAGKQASPDALTNIPRLVTEYFAGKPDAADPAQRVAFGTSGHRGTSFKNTFNEGHILATTQAICDYRREKGLTGPLFIGIDTHALAEPALVSAVEVFAANGVDVMIDKDGGYTPTPVISHAILTYNKGRSSGLADGVVITPSHNPPEDGGYKYNPPHGGPADTDVTGVVEKRANAYLADALKGVKRIDYAKAKKSANVHAYDFITPYVADLGNVVDLDLVRSAGVTIGIDPLGGAAVHYWHPIIERYGLKATVVNEAIDPTFRFMTVDWDGKIRMDCSSPYAMASLIGMRDRFDVAFANDTDADRHGIVTRTGGLMNPNHYLATAISYLFAHRPDWGKDAAIGKTVVSSSIIDRVAKKLGRKLVETPVGFKWFVDGLLTGSFGFGGEESAGASFLRRDGTVWTTDKDGVILGLLAAEIMAKTGRDPSQLFNDLTAEFGVPHYARIDVAATGPQKTILKSVTPEQLGLKDLAGDPVRATLSKAPGNGEPFGGIKVETDFGWFAARPSGTEDVYKIYAESFRSAEHLTRIQEEAKAGLAKVFGA; encoded by the coding sequence GTGGCTGATGTTCATCCCGCGGCGGGCAAGCAGGCCTCGCCGGACGCGCTCACCAATATTCCGCGGCTGGTGACGGAATATTTCGCCGGCAAGCCTGATGCGGCCGACCCCGCGCAACGGGTTGCGTTCGGCACCTCGGGTCACCGCGGCACCTCGTTCAAGAACACCTTCAACGAGGGCCACATCCTCGCGACCACGCAGGCGATTTGTGACTACAGAAGAGAAAAGGGGCTGACTGGCCCGCTCTTCATCGGCATCGATACCCATGCACTGGCCGAGCCCGCGCTGGTCAGCGCCGTCGAGGTGTTCGCGGCCAACGGTGTCGACGTCATGATCGACAAGGACGGCGGCTACACGCCAACGCCGGTGATCTCACACGCGATCCTGACCTACAACAAGGGCCGCAGCTCGGGCCTCGCCGATGGCGTCGTGATCACGCCCTCGCACAATCCCCCCGAAGATGGCGGCTATAAATACAATCCGCCGCATGGCGGCCCCGCCGACACCGATGTCACCGGCGTGGTCGAAAAGCGCGCCAATGCTTATCTCGCCGACGCCCTCAAGGGCGTGAAGCGCATCGACTATGCCAAGGCGAAGAAATCCGCGAATGTCCACGCCTATGATTTCATCACGCCTTACGTCGCCGATCTCGGCAATGTCGTCGATCTCGACCTGGTCAGATCCGCCGGCGTCACGATCGGCATCGATCCGCTCGGCGGTGCCGCCGTGCATTACTGGCATCCGATCATCGAGCGCTACGGCCTCAAGGCCACCGTCGTGAACGAGGCGATCGATCCGACCTTCCGCTTCATGACGGTCGACTGGGACGGCAAGATCCGCATGGACTGCTCCTCGCCCTACGCGATGGCGAGCCTGATCGGGATGCGTGACCGCTTCGACGTCGCCTTTGCCAACGACACCGATGCCGATCGCCACGGCATCGTGACGCGCACCGGCGGCCTGATGAATCCGAACCATTATCTTGCGACCGCGATCTCCTATCTGTTCGCGCACCGGCCGGACTGGGGCAAGGATGCCGCGATCGGCAAGACCGTGGTGTCGAGCTCGATCATCGACCGCGTTGCGAAAAAGCTCGGCCGCAAGCTGGTCGAGACGCCAGTCGGTTTCAAATGGTTCGTCGACGGCCTCCTCACGGGCTCCTTCGGCTTTGGCGGCGAGGAGAGTGCAGGGGCCTCGTTCCTGCGCCGCGACGGCACGGTATGGACCACCGACAAGGACGGCGTCATCCTCGGCCTGCTCGCAGCCGAGATCATGGCCAAGACCGGCCGCGATCCCAGCCAGCTCTTCAATGACCTCACCGCCGAGTTCGGCGTGCCCCATTACGCGCGCATCGACGTCGCCGCCACCGGGCCGCAGAAGACCATTTTGAAGTCCGTCACACCCGAGCAGCTCGGCCTGAAGGATCTCGCCGGCGATCCCGTCCGCGCCACGCTGAGCAAGGCGCCCGGCAACGGCGAGCCTTTTGGCGGCATCAAGGTCGAGACCGATTTCGGCTGGTTCGCGGCCAGGCCGTCGGGGACGGAGGACGTCTACAAGATCTACGCGGAAAGCTTCCGCAGCGCCGAGCACCTGACGCGCATTCAGGAAGAAGCCAAGGCCGGCTTGGCGAAGGTGTTCGGGGCGTAG
- a CDS encoding acyltransferase family protein: MQGQARLATGRTKEGTTSFGRSHTLDLLRGLAIAGVMAIHVSQSFPSHIGAVDFAFMCGWTGVNVFYFVSAMTMCLMWTQRTETNPARKFYIRRFLRIAPLFWLAIPVYLLVNGTGPSANAPNGIGPLQVILTATFLHGFWPDSVNSVVPGDWSIAAEMTFYLVFPLLITAFGARRHLYLALAIVLHLVNVCLFKPWAFALFSAYYGSGNEAFVWTTLHISFLNQLPVFLVGCALFFSLRDGFTKSDAAVFAVFIAVSFIADRATGSHEFNYLMINLVLGALVAGCIRLEIRWRPLETLGRNSYSMYLSHFAVICGLSQIWPLADGPVSLLIAYAVTAALSYFVARATWHLVERHAQDLAHRLTSARADRSIIRPTLAATAAGLR; encoded by the coding sequence ATGCAGGGGCAGGCCCGCTTGGCAACCGGTCGAACCAAAGAAGGCACAACGTCCTTCGGCCGTTCGCACACGCTCGACTTGCTGCGCGGTCTTGCCATTGCCGGCGTGATGGCGATCCACGTCTCACAGTCGTTCCCGTCGCACATCGGCGCCGTCGACTTCGCCTTCATGTGCGGCTGGACCGGCGTCAACGTGTTCTACTTCGTCAGCGCCATGACGATGTGCCTGATGTGGACGCAGCGCACCGAAACGAATCCGGCGCGCAAGTTCTACATCCGCCGTTTCCTGCGCATCGCGCCGCTGTTCTGGCTCGCGATCCCGGTCTACCTGCTCGTCAACGGCACCGGGCCGAGCGCCAACGCTCCCAACGGCATCGGACCGCTTCAGGTGATCCTGACCGCGACGTTCCTGCACGGCTTCTGGCCGGACAGCGTCAACAGCGTCGTGCCGGGCGATTGGTCGATCGCCGCGGAGATGACGTTCTATCTGGTCTTTCCGCTTCTGATCACCGCGTTCGGAGCACGCCGTCATCTCTATCTCGCGCTCGCGATCGTGCTGCATCTCGTCAATGTCTGCCTCTTTAAGCCGTGGGCCTTCGCGCTGTTCTCGGCCTATTACGGATCGGGCAACGAAGCCTTCGTCTGGACCACGCTGCACATCAGCTTCCTCAACCAGCTTCCGGTTTTCCTCGTCGGCTGCGCGCTGTTCTTCTCGCTGCGCGACGGCTTTACGAAGTCGGATGCCGCGGTCTTCGCCGTCTTCATCGCAGTGTCCTTCATCGCCGACCGCGCCACCGGCTCGCATGAATTCAACTATCTGATGATCAATCTCGTGCTTGGTGCGCTGGTCGCCGGCTGCATCCGTCTCGAGATCCGCTGGCGGCCGCTCGAGACGCTCGGCCGCAATTCCTATTCGATGTATCTGTCGCACTTCGCGGTGATCTGTGGCCTGAGCCAGATCTGGCCGCTCGCGGACGGACCGGTCTCGTTGCTCATCGCCTATGCCGTCACCGCCGCGCTCAGCTATTTCGTCGCCCGCGCGACCTGGCATCTGGTCGAGCGGCATGCGCAGGATCTGGCGCACCGCCTGACGTCCGCTCGAGCGGACCGATCAATCATCCGGCCGACCCTCGCCGCCACTGCGGCCGGCCTGCGCTGA
- a CDS encoding PDR/VanB family oxidoreductase produces MRFIENWIPATLVSTRDLAPGIREFLIRPDQFDAAAYPVGSHINVSVSIDGQPETRSYSLVGEASSHGFKIAVRRAEDSRGGSRYMWQLAPGARLDITQPASLLAVDWARENYCLIAGGIGITPILGAAQALARRGADVTLHYAVRSRSEAAYLDDLATLLGDRLVVHASDEGKRLDLDALFASLPQGTLALFCGPMRMLDAARHAWIGAGHPLPDLRYETFGSSGTLPTETFRVRLKDSNVELEIPRERSMLDVLNASGHDVMYDCKRGECGLCAIDVVAVDGEIDHRDVFFSDHQKQSNQKICACVSRARGTITVDTLLRADAV; encoded by the coding sequence ATGCGCTTCATCGAAAACTGGATTCCAGCAACGCTCGTCTCAACCCGCGATCTCGCACCTGGCATCCGCGAATTCCTGATCCGGCCCGATCAGTTCGACGCCGCCGCCTATCCGGTCGGCAGCCACATCAATGTCAGCGTCAGCATCGACGGCCAGCCGGAGACGCGGTCCTATTCGCTGGTCGGCGAAGCTTCGTCCCACGGCTTCAAGATCGCGGTGCGCCGCGCCGAGGATTCCCGCGGCGGCTCGCGCTACATGTGGCAATTAGCGCCAGGCGCGCGGCTCGACATCACGCAGCCCGCCTCGTTGCTTGCGGTGGACTGGGCGCGCGAAAATTATTGCCTGATCGCCGGCGGCATCGGCATCACGCCGATCCTCGGCGCCGCGCAGGCGCTGGCCCGCCGCGGCGCTGACGTCACGCTGCACTATGCCGTGCGTTCGCGCAGCGAAGCCGCCTATCTCGACGATCTCGCTACGCTGCTCGGCGATCGCCTGGTCGTTCATGCCAGCGACGAAGGCAAGCGCCTCGATCTCGACGCCCTGTTCGCCTCGCTTCCTCAAGGCACGCTCGCGCTGTTCTGCGGCCCGATGCGCATGCTCGATGCCGCGCGCCACGCCTGGATCGGGGCCGGCCATCCGCTTCCCGATCTTCGCTACGAGACGTTCGGCTCCAGCGGCACGCTGCCGACCGAGACGTTCCGGGTGCGTCTGAAAGACTCAAATGTCGAGCTCGAGATTCCGCGCGAGCGCTCGATGCTGGATGTGCTCAATGCTAGCGGCCACGACGTGATGTACGACTGCAAGCGCGGCGAGTGCGGCCTCTGCGCCATCGACGTGGTCGCGGTCGACGGCGAGATCGACCATCGCGACGTCTTCTTCAGCGACCATCAGAAGCAAAGCAACCAGAAGATCTGTGCCTGCGTCTCCCGCGCGAGGGGCACGATCACAGTGGATACGCTGCTGCGCGCGGATGCGGTCTAA
- a CDS encoding aromatic ring-hydroxylating dioxygenase subunit alpha produces the protein MTKPFPMNAWYAAAWDAEVKPALLPRTICGKHIVMYRKADGSVAALEDACWHRLVPLSKGRLEGDTVVCGYHGLKYNAQGRCTFMPSQETINPSACVRAYPVVERHRYIWLWMGDPAQADPALVPDMHWNQDPAWAGDGKTIHVKCDYRLVLDNLMDLTHETFVHGSSIGNDAVAEAPFDVTHGEKTVTVTRWMRGIEPPPFWAKQLGKPGLVDRWQIIRFEAPCTIAIDVGVAPTGTGAPEGDRSQSVNGFVLNTITPETEKTCHYFWAFVRNYRLGEQRITTEIREGVSGIFREDELILEAQQRAMDENPDRIFYNLNIDAGAMWSRKLIDRMVAKENAPTHLQAAE, from the coding sequence ATGACAAAACCCTTCCCCATGAACGCCTGGTACGCCGCCGCCTGGGATGCCGAGGTGAAGCCGGCGCTGTTGCCGCGGACGATCTGCGGCAAGCACATCGTGATGTACCGCAAGGCCGACGGCTCGGTCGCCGCGCTGGAGGATGCCTGCTGGCATCGCCTGGTGCCGCTGTCCAAGGGCCGGCTCGAAGGCGACACCGTCGTCTGCGGCTATCACGGCCTGAAGTACAACGCGCAAGGGCGCTGCACCTTCATGCCCTCGCAGGAGACCATCAATCCGTCCGCCTGCGTCCGTGCCTATCCCGTGGTCGAGCGGCACCGCTACATCTGGCTCTGGATGGGCGATCCCGCGCAGGCCGATCCCGCGCTCGTTCCGGACATGCACTGGAATCAGGATCCGGCCTGGGCCGGCGACGGCAAGACCATCCACGTCAAATGCGACTATCGCCTGGTGCTCGATAATCTCATGGATCTCACCCACGAGACCTTCGTGCATGGCTCTTCGATCGGCAACGATGCGGTGGCCGAGGCGCCGTTCGACGTCACCCATGGCGAGAAGACGGTGACGGTGACGCGCTGGATGCGCGGCATCGAGCCGCCGCCGTTCTGGGCCAAGCAGCTCGGCAAGCCCGGTCTCGTCGATCGCTGGCAGATCATCCGTTTCGAGGCCCCGTGCACCATCGCCATCGACGTCGGCGTGGCGCCGACCGGCACCGGCGCGCCGGAAGGCGACCGCTCGCAGAGCGTCAACGGCTTCGTGCTCAACACCATCACGCCGGAGACCGAGAAGACCTGCCATTATTTCTGGGCGTTCGTGCGCAACTATCGCCTCGGCGAGCAGCGCATCACCACCGAGATCCGCGAGGGCGTCTCCGGCATCTTCCGCGAGGACGAGCTGATTCTCGAAGCGCAGCAGCGCGCGATGGACGAGAACCCGGATCGCATCTTCTACAACCTCAACATCGACGCCGGCGCGATGTGGTCGCGCAAGCTGATCGATCGCATGGTGGCGAAGGAAAACGCGCCGACACACCTCCAGGCCGCGGAGTAG
- a CDS encoding putative bifunctional diguanylate cyclase/phosphodiesterase, producing the protein MRTQTTSYFARLFAGDLSAFGGPATDEAVAGHIRAEQMSLVLGYSVGIMLANACNAIVLAIALWQSPDRMPALIWAVIVAGAAIGFGVQSHAARRITKPQFVSRRAMHRLVRNAFILGAAWGIVPVAFFADASTGGQLVITCLCSGMLAGGALAFATIPIAAIAFTAPIFLGIAICLGRNGDLAFLLIAFLVVVYGSVLLRGVFVNSFAFARRVMRQIEAERTVRQDPLTHLPNRVAFNETLDAALKRLALSGEEFAVLLLDLDRFKEVNDQFGHPAGDEFLVQVASRLQRCTRAAEHVARIGGDEFALVMNNLARPEDALEIAERFVAAFTEPFQIEGRQIVGATSVGIVLAPRDGTTPLDVMKNADAALYRAKKAGAGTVCFFETSDDRVSRDRKALQSDLAGAIARDELFLVFQPFLDLGDNRITGFEALLRWQHPVRGLVPPSEFIPIAEETGLIHEIGEWVIRRACATVAQWPEEIRVAVNFSAAQFHNTGVLQTIVQALADAKVSPSRLEIEITESMLLSKYGSAASVLNALLELGVTVALDDFGTGFSSLTYLRKLPFSRIKIDQSFISDVLVQPDCAAIVKSVISLARDLRIGVVAEGVETADQLEYLRQISCGEVQGYLISRPVAADAVLALLDSRKHRAIYAA; encoded by the coding sequence ATGCGGACTCAAACGACCAGCTATTTCGCACGGCTGTTCGCCGGCGATCTGTCGGCCTTTGGCGGTCCCGCAACCGACGAGGCCGTGGCCGGCCATATCCGGGCCGAGCAGATGTCGCTGGTGCTCGGCTATTCGGTCGGCATCATGCTTGCCAATGCCTGCAACGCCATCGTGCTGGCCATCGCGCTGTGGCAGTCGCCGGACAGGATGCCCGCCCTGATCTGGGCGGTCATCGTCGCCGGCGCCGCGATCGGATTCGGCGTGCAATCCCACGCCGCGCGCCGTATCACCAAGCCGCAATTCGTCTCGCGGCGCGCCATGCACCGGCTGGTGCGCAACGCCTTCATCCTTGGCGCGGCCTGGGGCATCGTCCCGGTCGCCTTCTTCGCCGATGCTTCGACCGGCGGCCAGCTCGTCATCACCTGCCTGTGCTCGGGCATGCTAGCGGGCGGCGCGCTGGCGTTCGCCACGATCCCGATCGCGGCCATCGCCTTCACCGCGCCCATCTTCCTCGGCATCGCCATCTGCCTCGGCAGGAACGGCGATCTCGCCTTCCTGCTGATCGCCTTCCTGGTCGTGGTCTACGGCAGCGTGCTGCTGCGCGGTGTGTTCGTCAATTCGTTCGCGTTCGCGCGGCGCGTGATGCGGCAGATCGAGGCGGAGCGCACGGTGCGGCAGGATCCCCTCACCCATTTGCCCAACCGTGTCGCCTTCAACGAAACGCTTGATGCCGCGCTCAAACGACTGGCATTGTCCGGCGAGGAATTCGCGGTGCTGCTGCTCGACCTCGATCGCTTCAAGGAGGTCAACGACCAGTTCGGTCATCCCGCCGGCGACGAATTCCTGGTCCAGGTCGCAAGCCGCCTGCAACGCTGCACGCGCGCGGCCGAGCATGTCGCGCGCATCGGCGGCGACGAATTCGCGCTGGTCATGAACAATCTGGCGCGGCCGGAAGATGCGCTCGAGATCGCCGAGCGCTTCGTTGCTGCTTTCACCGAGCCGTTCCAGATCGAGGGCCGCCAGATCGTCGGCGCGACCAGCGTCGGCATCGTACTGGCGCCGCGCGACGGCACCACGCCGCTTGACGTCATGAAGAATGCCGATGCCGCGCTCTATCGTGCCAAGAAGGCGGGAGCCGGCACGGTCTGCTTTTTCGAGACCAGCGACGACAGGGTATCGCGCGACCGCAAGGCGCTGCAATCGGACCTCGCGGGCGCGATCGCGAGGGACGAGCTGTTCCTGGTGTTCCAGCCGTTCCTCGACCTTGGCGACAACCGCATCACCGGCTTCGAGGCGCTGCTGCGCTGGCAGCATCCGGTGCGCGGACTGGTGCCGCCGAGCGAATTCATACCGATCGCGGAAGAGACCGGACTGATCCACGAGATCGGCGAATGGGTCATCCGCCGCGCCTGCGCGACGGTGGCGCAATGGCCTGAAGAGATTAGGGTCGCCGTGAATTTCTCAGCGGCGCAATTCCACAACACCGGCGTCCTCCAGACCATCGTGCAGGCGCTTGCCGATGCGAAGGTCTCTCCCAGCCGGCTCGAGATCGAGATCACGGAATCGATGCTGCTGTCGAAATACGGCTCGGCCGCATCAGTCCTGAATGCGCTGCTGGAGCTCGGCGTCACCGTGGCGCTCGACGATTTCGGGACTGGCTTCTCCTCGCTCACCTATTTGCGCAAGCTGCCGTTCAGCCGCATCAAGATCGACCAGTCCTTCATCAGCGACGTGCTGGTGCAGCCGGACTGCGCCGCCATCGTGAAGTCGGTGATCTCGCTCGCGCGGGACCTGCGCATCGGCGTCGTCGCCGAAGGCGTCGAGACCGCCGACCAGCTCGAATATCTGCGCCAGATCAGTTGCGGCGAGGTGCAGGGCTATCTGATCAGCCGGCCGGTGGCGGCCGATGCCGTGCTGGCGCTGCTGGACAGCAGGAAGCATCGCGCGATTTACGCGGCGTAG
- a CDS encoding nuclear transport factor 2 family protein: MPSRDIVEAFAQRLEAGDFIGAIEQFCTPDAVTYENNAAPTVGRDKLVAKERGVLAASKDVKAVRIGPSLIEGDHVATRWVFSFTNAEGVTRTLDEIAWQTWRGDQLIEERFYYDPKQLGR, encoded by the coding sequence ATGCCGAGCCGTGACATTGTCGAGGCGTTTGCGCAGCGGCTGGAAGCCGGAGACTTCATCGGTGCCATCGAACAGTTCTGCACGCCTGATGCCGTGACCTACGAGAACAACGCTGCCCCGACGGTCGGCCGCGACAAGCTCGTCGCCAAGGAACGCGGCGTGCTGGCTGCGTCCAAGGACGTCAAGGCCGTGCGTATCGGGCCGAGCCTGATCGAGGGCGACCACGTCGCGACCCGCTGGGTCTTCAGCTTCACCAATGCCGAGGGCGTCACGCGGACACTGGACGAGATCGCGTGGCAGACCTGGCGGGGCGATCAGCTGATCGAGGAACGGTTTTATTACGATCCGAAGCAGCTGGGGCGGTGA
- a CDS encoding transglycosylase SLT domain-containing protein translates to MLWDRTRFNLGATWGRVAVALLLSAPICAQAKDGGPDEPRPTAALPDGGTEFGAGETPASRAAIRKIIEREIANTHLPADIAEAVVFVESGYNPAVIGSVGEIGLMQVRPETAAMLGFRGSNAELAEPDINIHYGVIYLSQAWRLAGGDLCRALMKYRAGHGEETMTPRSQVYCNRARNRLLAMNSASLNVEAAAVPAPAPPAIPAAPAAPAKLASAPKMSTQPKAVYARYRQGTAAASRAYWAAHEARISQIKARIEARWKRVASR, encoded by the coding sequence ATGCTGTGGGATCGGACACGCTTCAATCTTGGCGCGACGTGGGGACGCGTGGCGGTCGCTCTGCTTTTGTCGGCTCCGATCTGCGCGCAGGCCAAGGACGGCGGTCCGGACGAGCCGCGCCCGACGGCGGCGCTGCCCGACGGCGGGACCGAGTTCGGCGCCGGAGAAACGCCGGCATCCCGCGCCGCGATCCGGAAAATCATCGAGAGAGAGATCGCAAACACCCATTTGCCCGCCGACATCGCCGAAGCGGTGGTCTTCGTCGAGAGCGGCTACAATCCGGCCGTGATCGGCAGCGTCGGCGAGATCGGGCTGATGCAGGTGCGGCCCGAGACCGCAGCGATGCTGGGATTCCGGGGGAGCAATGCCGAACTGGCAGAGCCGGACATCAACATCCATTACGGGGTGATTTATCTCAGCCAGGCCTGGCGTCTGGCCGGCGGGGATCTCTGCCGTGCGCTGATGAAATATCGGGCGGGTCATGGCGAGGAGACGATGACCCCGCGGTCACAAGTCTATTGCAACCGGGCTCGTAACCGGCTTCTCGCGATGAACTCGGCATCGCTGAACGTCGAAGCCGCGGCCGTTCCGGCTCCCGCGCCCCCGGCCATTCCCGCGGCTCCTGCGGCGCCGGCAAAACTGGCAAGTGCACCGAAGATGTCGACGCAGCCCAAAGCCGTCTATGCCCGATACCGTCAGGGCACGGCCGCCGCCAGCCGCGCCTATTGGGCCGCCCACGAGGCCCGGATCAGCCAAATCAAGGCTCGCATCGAAGCAAGATGGAAGCGCGTTGCATCGCGTTGA